CTCAGGGAACCCAGTTGACCTGGTGCGCATCCTTCACGCCAAAGTGACACTGGTTGGCGAAATCCTATCTGGCCTACGCGAGGAAACGGAAACCGGGGCACTTCTGCGTTGGCTGACCACCAATTTTCCTAACCACCGCCTGTCCCGTGCAGAATTGACTCGGCGACTTGCACTCTTGAGCGATACGGAACTCATCGAGCGAATCGGTCATACGAGATATCGGATCACTCCGCTGGGTGAGCTATTCCACGACTCCGTTCCCCTCCTGGAACGGAAGAATGTCTCCTCTTCATCGCCTCATGGGCCCTCACGCGAGCAAGCGCCTGACGCTATGGAGGATGATCTCGTCGTACATGCGGCAGAAGTCCTCAGGTCATCTTGCGACAGCGCCAATCCTCGCAGTTTCGAGGACGCCATTGAAGCTTCTTTCAATCTTTTGGGGCTCGAAGTCGAACGGCACGGCGGCCCTGGAAAAACCGATTTGGTCTTGACGTTCTGGATTTCACCGACGAGGCGGTGTCGTGTAATCGTCGAGGTCAAGACGGATTCGGCTGGCACAATCCACGAAAATGATATCAAGTTCGACGCTTTGGAGGACCATCGAAAGAAACACAAGGCGGAACGCGTAATTGTAGTGGGTCCGGGATTCGGGGGCCGCCTTCCCCAATGGGCGAAAAGTAAATGCATCCCCCTGGTCTCCGCCAGTGACATCGCAGACTGGCTCAGTCGTTCGGTGCACACTCGCCTCTTTCCGCAAGAATTGTTCAACCTTATCTTCTCCGATTCAGCAGAGTCAATGTGGACCGCCGCCACACGGAGCCTTGAGGCCATCAGTCAGGTCTCCGATGCGCTCTGGGAAAGTGGAAACGACAAAAATGACATTGCCTTCAACGAAGGCGCACTGACTAATCGCGACATCTGGCGCATGAGCAAGGGAAGCGAGAGAGTCCCTCTTAGCCCTGATGAGATCGAGAATGCCCTCGACCTTCTGGCTAACCCGCTAATCGCAGCCTCCATTAAAGCAAAGAACGGCGAATACACATCGACGGCTGCGCCTCAACTTGTCGCTGCCCGTCTGCGCACCTTCGCCAACGTTCTTGAAAGCGGCCTCCCTTCAGCCACCAAGTTTTCCGTCCCCGACAGTCGGGTGTGCCCCCCTGAGACAGAAGAACCCGCTGCACAGAATCCCGCCAGTGCCACGCTTGATGTTACTCCGGAGAAAGTACGACGATGGGCTAAGTCCAGCGGGCGTCCTGTCAGTTCCAGGGGGCGCCTACCGAACAGTCTCATCGCCGAGTACCTGGCCAGTGTCGTAAATGACGGCTGATAGCAATCAACCAGCTGTGCGCCCTTCCAGCGTCCCGCGCGCAGCGGTCGATGGTGCCGTTCCACTTTTCGTGTCAGGATGGGCAAGTCGTTTCGCCTAGGAGGCAGAGGACAGCACTCGCAGCAGGCTAAACCCGTCCATCGTGCCGTCGCCCGGCCCAGCAGCCAAAGCTGTCGCGGGCGTGTGCATCTGCCAAGCCAATGTGTAGCGGCAATTCATGCCCGAGGGACAGCACCACAACGGACCAGTTGCGTCTCCGCAGAGAATCCCTGTGCAGGCTCGTGCCCAACGCGTGCCCATAAGACCGGGTAACCACGGTGAACAGCGGTACAGAACCAGCCCATGCCACCGTACTAGATGCGACGTACCCCCAGGTCATAGCAGTGTCGGCCTCGAAGCGCCGTCGCTTCCCAAGCTGAGAGCGCGAGTTCGATTCTCGTCACCCGCTCTTCTTGAAGCCCCAGGTCAGTGGCCTGGGGCTTGTTTATTGATGAGCCGTCCCTGCGTTTAGCGGGCCTCCCGCCGTCGACGATTGGGCACGCGGAGGGCACGAGTTCTGAGGCGGCAAGCCGCCCGCATCGCAACACGGCGCTGACCTGCTCTTTGACGTAGCTGAGCGAGAGGTTCGCACGGTCTTGAGCCCTCAGCCCGCCCTTCCCGGACAACACCGGGCACCCGCCCCACACCGCACCTCGCAGTGGGTGGATTCAAATCTTTTGCGGAGGCGGTCACTTGACCGCGAAGGAGCCCGCATCAGAGCGGAAGGTCGCCAGGGAGTACCCGAGCGGCCTCCTGCCCGCTTCGATTGTCGGCCTCACGCAGCGTGACCAAGCTCGCCGACGTTACCGGCGATGCCGTACCTGCAGACGACGACCACCCTGGCCGCGGGCGACCACGTCACGGACGGCGGGGTGGAGGACATCCTGGGCAGAGCAGGGCTCATGTGCAGGGGCCTGGCCGCCTCCGCTGAGCCAGGCCCGTCCGTTGACGCCTCAGCACGGTGCGTGGTCAGGTCCGTCCCTGCCGTAGATGGCGGGAAGCGGCGAGGCAGGAGGACAGCCATGTCGCCTCCTCGCGGTTGATGATCAGGTCCGCAACGGTGATCATCCCGTCCATCGGGCCGTCGAGCCGAATCGAGTGGTCACCGACGAGGAACATCTTCCAGTCCGCGTCGCTGTGCCAGAGCCGAGCGGTTTTCTCACCCCGACGCTGGGCGAACACGAGTTCCTCTCCGTACTCGTTCATGAAGTATCCGACGTAGTCCTTGTCGGTGATCTCACCGCCGCACAAGCGGGCCAGGAGCGGTTCGATCGCGGGTGTGTCGGTCATGCGGCGGACTCCTCGTCCGGGCCGGGGTCTGCGTCCTGCCGTGCCGATGACAGAGCCAGCATGCGAGAGGCTGAATCCAGCAGGGTCTCGTATGTGATCACTTCTATGCGCGCCTGGTGTGTGTTGTAGGTTCGCAGCGTCTCCGCGATCTCCTGGGAGGTGACGTCCCCGGTCACGTAGCGTGAGTGTCCGATCACGACGGTCGCCGACGCCCGGCGGGTGTCGACTCCGTGCTCGGCCAGGATGCTCGGGCGGTTCTCGTCCATGGCCCGGAGGTAGTTCTGCGCCTGGGAGACCGCGCGGTGCGCCGGGGCGCCCAACATGAGGTGGCCGGAGCGTC
This genomic interval from Streptomyces sp. NBC_00557 contains the following:
- a CDS encoding Lsr2 family DNA-binding protein, which produces MIENLHSLLLDINGDEVLERPFTWPVGGVRTTIKAAVHSLGSCGLIAKKGDTLHLTNEARIFLDLKDSNYLIATFHANVRFVGEMLREIGPGKSHTDLNVAAATSYGLKWNTLDQVRRRSSWFRAAGLAELWSHNQVVLTDLGNSLCTKLHLAQTNEIPGFSNIYQDAPELKPAGPLVLAELGRHDQGTLATRKPQWGYLAGGCSLENIRFLTDLASPQTTKDDYVRQCVEQLAVKESSAEQTLWTLRALDLLEQIGMHTFAPTALATEWITSGNPVDLVRILHAKVTLVGEILSGLREETETGALLRWLTTNFPNHRLSRAELTRRLALLSDTELIERIGHTRYRITPLGELFHDSVPLLERKNVSSSSPHGPSREQAPDAMEDDLVVHAAEVLRSSCDSANPRSFEDAIEASFNLLGLEVERHGGPGKTDLVLTFWISPTRRCRVIVEVKTDSAGTIHENDIKFDALEDHRKKHKAERVIVVGPGFGGRLPQWAKSKCIPLVSASDIADWLSRSVHTRLFPQELFNLIFSDSAESMWTAATRSLEAISQVSDALWESGNDKNDIAFNEGALTNRDIWRMSKGSERVPLSPDEIENALDLLANPLIAASIKAKNGEYTSTAAPQLVAARLRTFANVLESGLPSATKFSVPDSRVCPPETEEPAAQNPASATLDVTPEKVRRWAKSSGRPVSSRGRLPNSLIAEYLASVVNDG